One Denticeps clupeoides chromosome 3, fDenClu1.1, whole genome shotgun sequence DNA window includes the following coding sequences:
- the LOC114785232 gene encoding uncharacterized protein LOC114785232, translating into MVPIDIGSLEGKSPTEVAELTLNSGALNDTNQIETVFQFLENGDAFQNVDEFLTAVTNSSELPAISIAVRDIVMNLTFNIISTHFPTFDTADWEAWFKVKLVLVLPSFTAEMLTTTISNIGCTNYQVVVEGIGSVFGNMDSEKTLEIAKILVSHLTEFLSQFKSPACQNNIKDDSDWLKVNLGPFADKVDYSELKELNITGLAVLGSLSPEQKVNLLLDSTTGALENVSVVTEVFSSILQSPEQMDKFFEYFVQIGSLEGKSPTEVAELTLNSGALNDTNQIETVFQFLENGDAFQNVDEFLTAVTNSSER; encoded by the exons ATGGTACCAATTGAT ATTGGCTCTCTGGAAGGCAAGAGTCCAACAGAAGTGGCTGAGTTGACACTGAACTCTGGAGCACTGAATGACACCAACCAGATTGAGACGGTCTTCCAATTCCTCGAGAACGGAGATGCCTTCCAGAATGTAGATGAGTTTCTAACAGCGGTGACAAACTCTTCTGAG CTTCCTGCAATCTCCATTGCTGTCagagacattgtgatgaacctgaccttcaacatcatcagcacccacttcccaacatttgacacagctgaTTGGGAGGCTTGGTTCAAGGTGAAACTCGTCCTTGTCCTCCCTAGTTTCACTGCCGAGATGCTCACCACAACAATCTCAAACATCGGCTGCACCAACTACCAagtggt CGTTGAAGGAATTGGAAGTGTTTTCGGGAACATGGATTctgagaaaacactggaaattgccAAAATCCTTGTGAGTCATCTGACAGAGTTTCTCAGCCAATTCAAGTCTCCAG CTtgccaaaacaacattaaagatgacTCGGACTGGCTGAAGGTCAACTTGGGTCCCTTTGCTGACAAAGTTGATTACTCTGAGCTGAAAGAATTGAACATCACCGGG CTGGCAGTTTtgggctcactctctccagaacagaaagtcaatcTGCTGTTGGATTCCACAACTGGTGCTCTTGAAAACGTGTCTGTTGTCACAGAGGTCTTCAGCAGTATTCTTCAATCtccagaacagatggacaaattcttCGAGTACTTTGTTCAA ATTGGCTCTCTGGAAGGCAAGAGTCCAACAGAAGTGGCTGAGTTGACACTGAACTCTGGAGCACTGAATGACACCAACCAGATTGAGACGGTCTTCCAATTCCTCGAGAACGGAGATGCCTTCCAGAATGTAGATGAGTTTCTAACAGCTGTGACAAACTCTTCTGAG cgTTGA